A genomic region of Sandaracinaceae bacterium contains the following coding sequences:
- a CDS encoding CPBP family intramembrane metalloprotease: MTRLKRLRSLLGLDEAEWAWITRGWDRHTAAILTVSAVVLTVFRAYGSPAAFQRFQWGLGNHPRFLVFADLWWFASAAVLLGLVPLATLAWLSRGEASAARGPDGGPPIPETSPSQAGMTAPHFGLGLGLGDRRYGLKGSAVLLAVMLPVIFVASRDSSFYRYYPISDWLGDKAVDYATSGQPSDWLVWLVVYELAYAVYFLGWEYFFRGFLTLGLHARLGILGIFVGNIPFALMHANKPFAEALGSVVAGLALGVFALRARSFWYAWAVHVVAALSMDLLALERRISLGGCGRRSRFPPRLRGVDGRVRSGSAGRGTRPGSTRIRHVLVAWMDGCGPALPAAGPVLVPLEFATSAWRGWTGAVRLCRPRDPSWLHKPPPPAPAPPPPPRPGPRPRPPPGRGRAAAPRNVLDSANRFL, from the coding sequence GTGACGCGGCTCAAGCGGCTCCGCTCGCTCCTCGGGCTCGACGAGGCCGAGTGGGCCTGGATCACGCGGGGCTGGGACCGCCACACCGCCGCGATCCTCACCGTGTCGGCGGTGGTCCTGACCGTCTTCCGGGCCTACGGCTCGCCCGCGGCCTTCCAGCGCTTCCAGTGGGGACTCGGTAACCACCCGCGGTTCTTGGTGTTCGCCGACCTCTGGTGGTTCGCCAGCGCGGCCGTGCTGCTGGGCCTCGTCCCGCTGGCCACGCTGGCATGGCTGTCTCGGGGCGAGGCGTCGGCGGCGCGTGGACCTGATGGCGGGCCGCCGATCCCCGAGACCTCGCCGAGCCAAGCCGGCATGACCGCCCCGCACTTCGGCCTCGGCCTGGGTCTGGGCGACCGGCGGTACGGGCTCAAGGGCAGCGCTGTGCTCCTGGCGGTGATGCTCCCGGTGATCTTCGTGGCCAGCCGCGACTCGTCCTTCTACCGCTACTACCCGATCTCGGACTGGCTCGGGGACAAGGCCGTCGACTACGCCACCAGCGGCCAGCCCAGCGACTGGCTGGTGTGGCTGGTCGTGTACGAGCTGGCCTACGCCGTGTACTTCCTGGGCTGGGAGTACTTCTTCCGCGGCTTCCTGACGCTGGGACTCCACGCGCGCCTGGGGATCCTGGGCATCTTCGTGGGCAACATCCCGTTCGCCCTCATGCACGCCAACAAGCCCTTCGCCGAGGCGCTGGGGTCCGTCGTCGCCGGGCTCGCGCTGGGCGTGTTCGCGCTGCGCGCGCGGTCGTTCTGGTACGCATGGGCCGTCCACGTGGTGGCCGCGCTGTCGATGGACCTGCTGGCCCTCGAGCGTCGGATCTCGCTGGGTGGGTGCGGGAGGCGCAGTCGATTTCCGCCCCGTCTTCGTGGCGTGGATGGACGGGTGCGGTCCGGCTCTGCCGGCCGCGGGACCCGTCCTGGCTCCACACGAATTCGCCACGTCCTCGTGGCGTGGATGGACGGGTGCGGTCCGGCTTTGCCGGCCGCGGGACCCGTCCTGGTTCCACTCGAATTCGCCACGTCCGCGTGGCGTGGATGGACGGGTGCGGTCCGGCTTTGCCGGCCGCGGGACCCGTCCTGGCTCCACAAGCCCCCCCCCCCCGCCCCCGCCCCCCCCCCCCCCCCGCGCCCCGGCCCCCGGCCCCGCCCCCCCCCGGGGCGGGGGCGGGCGGCGGCGCCGCGCAATGTGCTTGACAGCGCGAACAGATTTCTCTAA